The DNA window AATTGTCAACCGGCAGTGGTATGATGTGTAGATATTTTTTCACAGGAGGCCTTGACCATGGCAAACATCACGGTCAGGCTGTTCGATGGACAATCTAAAGAAGTACCAGAAAAGACACCGGCCAGCCAAATCTTTGAACATCCAGAAGATATTATCGCCGTAAAGATTGACGGAAAGCTGTGTGACGCTTACATCCCCCTGGTGCAGGCATGCATGGTGGAACCCGTTACACTGGCAAGTGAGGAAGCCGTTGAATTACTCCGGCATTCCTGTGCACACCTGCTTGCTCACGCAGTTCTTCATCTCTACGGAGATGTGGAGTTCGCCATCGGTCCGACGATCGAAGACGGGTTCTACTATGATTTCGATCTTGATCACACCTTCACGCCCGAGGATTTGTCCGGGATCGAAAAGGAGATGGCCCGGATCGCTTCAGAGAAGATCCCCATCCGACGGATGGACACAACGAAAGAAGGAGCCCGGGAAATCATGGAGAAGCAGAGAGCCAGGTTCAAGCTCGAACTTCTCGATGAAGTGCCGGAAGGCGATCCGATCAGCTTCTATGAACAATCCGACTTCATTGACTGGTGCCGCGGGCCCCATCTTCCCAACACGGGTTTTCTAAAGCATTTCAAGCTTCTCAATGTGGCGGGAGCATACTGGAGAGGCGACGAACGCCGGGAGATGCTTCAAAGAATTTACGGAACCGCCTGGCGTACGAAGGAAGAACTGAAGGAATACCTTCGATTTCTTGAGGAAGCAAAAAAACGGGATCATAAGAAGCTGGGGAAACAGCTCAAACTATGGAGTTTCCACCAGGAAGGCCCCGGTTTTCCCTTCTATCACCCCCATGGAGTTCATCTCTATGACACGGTGGTCAACCACTGCAAAAAGAAACACGACGACCGGGGATACGTTCAGGTCAAGGCTCCGTTGATCCTCTCGGAATCCCTATGGCATCAGTCCGGCCACTGGGACCATTACAAGTCGAACATGTACTTCACCGGAATTGACGAAAATCCCTACGCTGTCAAACCGATGAACTGCCCGGGCCACATCCTGATGTACCGGGAAGATCTCCATTCTTACAGGGAGTTTCCCATTAAGACCCTGGAGTACGGTCAGGTCCACCGCCACGAAAAATCGGGCGTTCTCTCCGGCCTGCTCCGGGTCCGCAGCTTCACGATCGACGATGCCCATATCTTCTGCACCTACGACCAAATCCAGGACTCGATCGTGGACGTCATTGAGCTCCTGACTGAAATTTACCGGGATTTTGGATTCGAAGACTATTTCGTGGGTCTCTCCACCCGCCCCCCCGACTCCATTGGAACAGACGAGATGTGGGAAAAGGCGGAAAATGCCCTCGAAGGCGCCCTGAAGGAGATGAAGATTCCCTTTCAGATCAACAGGGGAGATGGCGCCTTTTACGGCCCGAAGATCGACTTCACCATCCGGGATGCCATCAAACGGGAATGGCAGTGCGGCACCATTCAGCTGGACTTTTCCATGCCCGAACGATTCGATCTTGAATATGTCGCTGAAAACGGATCCCGCCAGAGGCCGGCCATGGTCCATCGCGCCATTCTTGGCTCCGTGGAGCGATTTCTCGCCATTTTAACCGAACACTATGCGGGAAACTTTCCCCTCTGGCTCTCCCCCCGCCAGGTGGCGGTGCTGCCGGTCAGTGAAGAAAAGTTTGGAGGCTACGCCCGCCAGGTCATGGACCGCCTGAAATCTGAAGGATTCAGGGTGGAAGCCGATCTCAGAGACGAGAGCCTGGGGAAGAAGATACGTGAAGCAGCCCAGCTGAAATATAACTATCTCCTGATTGTGGGAGAAAAGGAAGTGGAGGGAGGCGGCGTGGCCGTGCGTCTCCGTTCCGGGGAAGACCGCGGTCTGATGACCCTCGATGACCTGATTGCAAACCTGCACAGGGAACGAAACGAGCGTCTTCCCGGACCGGCCATGTAAGACAGGAAAATGGCAGTTCTGTTATGAAATGGGAATGAAACCAAGGAGGAAACCATGATTGCCGTCGTCAAAGTCAAAGAGGCTCCAGGAAGGGAAGGCACAGAGATTCGAGACGTACCCAAACCGGAACCCGGGAAGGGGGAGGCCCTGATCCGGGTCGCCGCCACGTCGATCTGCGGAACCGATCGGCACATCTACAACTGGGATCCCACCATGGCGAACACCGTCCGACCCCCGCTCACCTACGGCCATGAATTCTGCGGGTACATCGAGGCCTTCGGGCCCGACACCTACCATACCAAGGTCAGGGAAGGCGATTACGTCTCCGCAGAGATGCACGTCGTCTGCGGGTACTGCCACCAGTGCAGGACGGGTCAGGGCCACATCTGTGCGAACACCCGGATCCTGGGCCTCCATGGAAACGGCTGTTTCGCGGAATACGTGACTGTTCCCGTCGAGAACATCGTCACGCTGGACCCCTCTATCCCCTACCACATTGCCTCCTTCCTGGATGCCCTGGGCAACGCGGTCCACACGATCCAGCCCGTCAACGTGGTGGGTAAAGACGTCCTGGTGGCGGGGTACGGGCCCATCGGAGGCATGGCGGTATCCCTGGCTCACTACCTGGGTGCGCGAAAGATCATTGTCACCGACGTCGTTCCCTTTGCCCTGGATCACGCATCCCGCTGGGCGGAGGAGAAGGGTCTCGGCGACCGATTCCTTTCCCTGAATGCCATGGAACTGAGTTACGAAAGGCAGCGCGAAGCCATCCTGGATCTCTGCCCCCACGGGATAGATGTCCTTCTGGAAATGAGCGGAGCCGCCAGTGCGATCAACCTCGGCCTCGAAGTCATGAAAAAGGGCGGAGAAGCCTCTCTGCTGGGAATCCCCGGGAAGGAAGAGATGACCCTCACGCACTATTCCCGTGATGTCATCTTCAAGGGAATTACGCTCCACGCCATCATCGGCCGCAGGATGTACGATACGTGGTTCACGATGATCAAGCTCCTCCACTCCGGGCTCGATGTGGAACACGTTGTCTCCAGGGTCTACGACACCCTGGAAGACTTTCATGAGGGGATGGATCTCTTCAACCGGCACGAAGCCCTGAAGGTCGTCTTTCAGCTGAAGCACTGACCCTTTTAATCAGGAATGATCGAAAACCCGGGCCGGCTTTTGCCGGCCCTCTTTCTTTCTCAACTTCTCTGTCCAAAGAAAAGCGCGGGCGACCGGTAAGATCGCCCGCGCGGGTAAACGTGAAGCGGCTCGGATCAGTAGTGGAAGCGGAAGAAGAGTCCGTACCGCTCAGATTCGAAATCAGCCGCGCTCAGGAAGTCCTCCGAGTAATCGTAGGTTTCGACTTCCAGTGCCGCCGAAATCTGGCTGGACAGTTCCAGCGTGCAGCGGGCAAAGATCCGGTCAAACTCGAGAAGGAGACTTCCATCGTTCTCGAAGGTCGAGTAGCCCGCCCGCAGACCGAAGCGTCCCGAATGAAGATCGACTGATCCTTCCAGGAGCGTCCCCTCGTCGTTGAAGAGCGAAGTGGACAGATCGAAGGTGTAGGGATCCCGGAACGGAATCGTCGATTCCGTCTCGTAGGAGTCCCACGTCAGGTGGAAGGACAGGAAGTCCGATGGCGTGATTCCCAGATCGACGGCATAGTGATCGGTATCGGCTTCATAGCCCACGTCCGTGGACGAATTGTCCGAACTGATCGTCTCCACCGTACCCAGGACTTCAAAGTATTTCAGGAAGGGCATCTGCAGGCGGAAACGCAGACGGTCCCGATCGGTAAAATTGGTCCGCACGATGATGTCGTCCGTGCTCTCCGTCTGCCAGTCCACCATGAACTTCCCCTTGCCCAGATCGGCCGAGGTCCCGAAGAAGTACTTCGAGACTTCCCGGTCAAACTGACCCGACTGGTGTGTCTGCACCACGATCTCGGCCACGTCTTCCGTGAGGTCCAGATCCGTGGACGTGATCGATCCGCCGGCCCAGAACCGGAAGATTCCGACCTTCCCGAAGTTCAGCCGAAGGTCCAGGACGTCGTCGTCCCGTTCCATCGAGTTATTCATCTCCGCCAGGGTCAGAATGTCCCCGGTGTCGATCCCGCCGAAGGTCATCGTGTCCAGATAGAGGCTGGATACCAGCGACCATCCGGTCAGCTCCCGGTGGCGGGAGGTGTAGCCCAGGTCCAGGCTCACCTTTTCTCCCAGGTCCACGGCAAACGAAAGGTCGCCGCGCCAGGAGGGATTGTCCGTGTTCGAAACCACCGTGTCCGTCAGTCCTTCGAAGAAACGGTAGATCCGATAGGAGACCAGGCTCCCCGAAAGCATGTCCGCCAGCACCGTGTCTGACTCGGCGTCGGCCCGGACATAGGAAGCTTTCATCCTTACCCGATCCCCGAGGGGACCGGTGAGGCGGAAGGTCGTAACCGGCGTGTCCACTTCGGTCCTGGATACACGGCTGATGCTGGTTGCCGTCGGATCCACGCCCAGGTAGACGTAATCGTTGTTGCCCGATCCCGCGCCAGCCGCCAGTTCGGCGTGCTCCGTTCCTTCGAAGCTCCGCCACCCCTGGATCAGCGTTCCGGCAAACTTGCCTAACGCAAAGTTGACGCCCACGTAGTATTCCTCTTCCGTCTCTTCCAGATCGGAACGCAGGCGGAATTCGTCCTGACCCTCGTAAAAGGTCGTCTGACGCGGTCCGTCATACTGGTTCCGGATGTATCCGAAGATCGGAGAGAATTTCTTCCCCGGCATCAGCTCCACTTCGAAGCTGATCGTCTCCCGGTCCCGTTCCCAGGTGTGCTGACCCGGAACAATTCCATTTTCCAGGAAGGGGTTCGCATACGCGGGAAGGGCGCTGAAGGATTCAAACCGATTGAAATTCAGGTGCAGACGGTAGGTGTCGCCCAGCCCCGTGTCGAGGCGCAGGTGGCCGTAAGGGTTTCCCCCGAAGCCCGATGCGTCGATCGTCAGGCGGTCGAAGAGCTTCGTGCCTTCCGGGTTCAACACCCGAAGGCTGAAGTCCCGGATCACAAAACCGTCATCCTGGTTGAGTTGTGTACGGTACATGTCCTCGTTACCCGTAACGTCCACCACCTGGTACCCGATCTCCAGGTCCATCGTGGTTGACTGGCCAAAGGCCTGAGGCGATACGAGCACGGCCAGGACTAAAACCAAACATCCAATCATGTGGCGCTTGTGCATGGATCTCCTCCTATCTGAACAGCGTGGGCGAGGTGTTCGACCCATGGATGGCCACGTGACACACGGTGCAATTCCGGTACCGCGGATTGCTCAGCTCGTGAATCGAAGGCGGCATGGAGCCCAGCGTCCCGGCCGTGATGGGGCTGTGACATTCCAGGCACAGCTGGTCCACCCGCGATCGGGTCAGAGCCATCGGGCTGGTCGACCCGTGAGCTTCGTGACAGCTCATACAGTCGCCCGCCGTGTCGCCTACGTGGGGATACGTGAAGGGACCCCGCTTCTCGGCGTGGCACGTAACGCAGGGTCCCTGACCCGATCGGTCCAGAACCAGACTCTTCGCGCCTGCGCCGGTGTGGGGGTTATGACAGGATACACAGTTCATCACATCGCCTTCCAGACGGTGCCCGTAAGGCTTCCGGAACGACGAGGCTTCGGCGATGTGACAGGTGGAGCACAGCTTGTCCGCGCACATGCCCAGAAGGCTCGTGCTCTCGGCGGCCGCTCCATGAATCGAGTGACAGTCCATGCAGAAAATCTCAGCTTCCGCGTGGACGCTCGTCACTCCCGTAGCGTTCAGCATGTTGGTGTCGTGACAGGTCAGACAGGCCGACTGGCCGTCCTTGCCTGCGGGTATCGAAATGAGGGAGGGATCCCCCTCCTCCATGTGTGCGGTGCCGTCGCCGTGACAGTCCTGGCAACCCGGCGTTCCGCGAAGCGTCAGCCCGTGCACGGTCTTGGCGAGTGCCCCGGCGAGATCTTCATGGCAGGCCATACAGGCCTCATCATCTCCTCCGTCTCCCGCCCAGGCAAACCCGACCGCAACCAGCACGAGAAGCGCTGCAACGCTGATACAGCGGATCAGATCTTTCATCTCTACCTACCTTTCTTCATTCGCGGAATCTCCATGCCTCCCCCAACAAAAAACAGGCGGATCCCCGACCTCTCTAAAACAGGTCGGGGTCCGCACAATGCATTCGTTCGGTTCGGCACACAATCCCACGGGTGAATTCGCGTTTCGCGATGGCCTGGGCTAGCGTGCGTGGACTTTTTCGACCGCGTGGTCGCGATCTTCACCGTGACAGGCGGCGCAGGCTTCTCCAAAGGGAGCCGTGTTCACATAGGCGTGGGACGCGGCATCCACAGAACTGTGGCAGGAGAGACAGGCGGCTGCGGCCGGCTGCATCGGGGTGTAGTAGTCACGGGGCGTCGGCGTGGGAAGCACACCCTCGGGCAGAGGCACGTTGTACGTGCCGTCCTCGTGGCAGGCTTCACAGTACCGGCGGTCGCCGGGGTATCCAACGTGGTTGTAGTTGTTTTCACTGCCGCCGTGACCGTAGATCGTGAAGTCGTTTTCCAGCTCGAGGCCGGTGTGGATCCGGTGGATCATCCACTTGAAGTGGACCGATTCCACGGGAAGCTCTTCTTCCGGTCGAACCGACTCGTCACTCTCGTTCGGGTTATGGCAGATCACGCACTCTTCGATGGCGAAGCGCTGGCCGCCGTGAAGGGCGAGCTGATCGTGGCAGACGTTGCACTTGTCAAGGCTGACCACCTCGCGGCGGGCTTTCACCGCGCGGGACGCGCCCACTTCCACGTTATAGATCGGGTTAAAGGCGCATTCGCGCACCTGGTAGCCGTCCTCCGTGCCATTGTCGATCACGACGAAGCGATAGACATCGGCGGAGAAGGTCCACGTGCCGGCCGCATCTTCGGGAAGCGCGGTGGTGAGGGTGTACATGTACGTATCGCCGCTCATCGTGGCGCCGCTCACGGACTCACGATAGTACTCGGCGTAGTCTACCGTCGGGCCACCCCAGAGGAGGCTGAAACGGTTGAGATCCGCCGGATCAATCAGGGTACCGGCATTGTCGGTGACTCGGAATGTTACCGTCGGAAATCCGCCGGGAACCGCGCCGGTCACGTCCACGATCTCCATGTTCAGCCCTTCCAGCTGGGAGGACTTCACTTCGATCGTGTGTGCGCCCACCAC is part of the Thermoanaerobaculia bacterium genome and encodes:
- a CDS encoding alcohol dehydrogenase catalytic domain-containing protein produces the protein MIAVVKVKEAPGREGTEIRDVPKPEPGKGEALIRVAATSICGTDRHIYNWDPTMANTVRPPLTYGHEFCGYIEAFGPDTYHTKVREGDYVSAEMHVVCGYCHQCRTGQGHICANTRILGLHGNGCFAEYVTVPVENIVTLDPSIPYHIASFLDALGNAVHTIQPVNVVGKDVLVAGYGPIGGMAVSLAHYLGARKIIVTDVVPFALDHASRWAEEKGLGDRFLSLNAMELSYERQREAILDLCPHGIDVLLEMSGAASAINLGLEVMKKGGEASLLGIPGKEEMTLTHYSRDVIFKGITLHAIIGRRMYDTWFTMIKLLHSGLDVEHVVSRVYDTLEDFHEGMDLFNRHEALKVVFQLKH
- the thrS gene encoding threonine--tRNA ligase, with the protein product MANITVRLFDGQSKEVPEKTPASQIFEHPEDIIAVKIDGKLCDAYIPLVQACMVEPVTLASEEAVELLRHSCAHLLAHAVLHLYGDVEFAIGPTIEDGFYYDFDLDHTFTPEDLSGIEKEMARIASEKIPIRRMDTTKEGAREIMEKQRARFKLELLDEVPEGDPISFYEQSDFIDWCRGPHLPNTGFLKHFKLLNVAGAYWRGDERREMLQRIYGTAWRTKEELKEYLRFLEEAKKRDHKKLGKQLKLWSFHQEGPGFPFYHPHGVHLYDTVVNHCKKKHDDRGYVQVKAPLILSESLWHQSGHWDHYKSNMYFTGIDENPYAVKPMNCPGHILMYREDLHSYREFPIKTLEYGQVHRHEKSGVLSGLLRVRSFTIDDAHIFCTYDQIQDSIVDVIELLTEIYRDFGFEDYFVGLSTRPPDSIGTDEMWEKAENALEGALKEMKIPFQINRGDGAFYGPKIDFTIRDAIKREWQCGTIQLDFSMPERFDLEYVAENGSRQRPAMVHRAILGSVERFLAILTEHYAGNFPLWLSPRQVAVLPVSEEKFGGYARQVMDRLKSEGFRVEADLRDESLGKKIREAAQLKYNYLLIVGEKEVEGGGVAVRLRSGEDRGLMTLDDLIANLHRERNERLPGPAM
- a CDS encoding cytochrome c3 family protein, producing the protein MKDLIRCISVAALLVLVAVGFAWAGDGGDDEACMACHEDLAGALAKTVHGLTLRGTPGCQDCHGDGTAHMEEGDPSLISIPAGKDGQSACLTCHDTNMLNATGVTSVHAEAEIFCMDCHSIHGAAAESTSLLGMCADKLCSTCHIAEASSFRKPYGHRLEGDVMNCVSCHNPHTGAGAKSLVLDRSGQGPCVTCHAEKRGPFTYPHVGDTAGDCMSCHEAHGSTSPMALTRSRVDQLCLECHSPITAGTLGSMPPSIHELSNPRYRNCTVCHVAIHGSNTSPTLFR